The following are encoded in a window of Synergistaceae bacterium genomic DNA:
- a CDS encoding WYL domain-containing protein yields MRKLLLLVIIIITCSCAWADDETQNIMRTKEQREAEIEQAIKEIGGEIPEVDKVNFLDALKKSKNNFLRLYRARWQALGMTDKLNKAINDAYKEKTDELLWGTKSIQLVINQDVINNIQEAIAFKFAENYDDFLRDVEEKWGESLQNDLSDFYRRASIMLLAADKNPMMRAYIRQNTAAQDSGAKILEDVREKLSAKYPDLKVTGMTIAGGVALIFRKQLVKYFAKYAGKTVIFKKIAKSAAGKAIGKVIPLIGPIMIAWSVYDVASIAWNAESDTRKMLTERNLNMYSREMPAVYWDVMEPYVMDILISSYGMLQNTRKQAAIFADDPKMKSLSEGLSDTETMQFAERISAAVEILGNDKFNYLLENFGERIRESSPQNFRRLIQILQQENIEQANEWLNLAGNQYYDFYALFPQDIWTKFRPDSQSLELLKWMTRKLTPSARNTASKLSISDLRWIIDDLPERYVSQLFNEKGREPDAIHFEIERLNDLPKDSRIPWQSELNYQLSKYGFYIKIAVIAIVILILARIIIPMFRKKPQTVLQTQPQVIIMPPQVQQPQPFILTKKYDVKLIISPDFVSEARNTQWDMTQTLTPANDKDGNYIFSAKLDNLDNFSRWANRHKDSIKFIEPEELRQLINNI; encoded by the coding sequence ATGCGTAAATTGTTATTGCTAGTTATAATTATTATTACGTGTTCGTGCGCATGGGCTGATGATGAGACTCAAAATATAATGCGTACTAAGGAACAGAGAGAGGCCGAAATTGAGCAGGCTATTAAAGAAATAGGCGGAGAAATTCCGGAAGTTGACAAAGTAAATTTTCTCGACGCTCTCAAGAAAAGCAAGAATAATTTTTTACGTCTTTATCGCGCAAGATGGCAGGCACTGGGAATGACTGATAAACTCAATAAGGCAATTAATGACGCTTATAAAGAGAAAACGGACGAACTTTTATGGGGAACAAAAAGTATTCAGCTCGTAATTAATCAAGACGTAATAAATAATATTCAGGAGGCTATAGCGTTTAAATTTGCAGAAAACTATGATGATTTTCTCCGCGATGTCGAAGAAAAATGGGGCGAGTCATTACAAAATGATTTATCAGATTTCTATAGGCGTGCAAGTATAATGCTCTTAGCTGCTGACAAAAATCCCATGATGCGGGCATATATCAGGCAAAATACAGCGGCTCAAGACAGCGGGGCTAAAATTTTAGAAGATGTACGAGAAAAACTCAGCGCAAAATATCCCGATCTCAAAGTTACAGGAATGACAATCGCCGGAGGTGTTGCGCTGATATTCAGAAAGCAGCTCGTTAAATATTTCGCAAAATACGCGGGGAAGACCGTAATATTTAAGAAAATAGCGAAAAGTGCAGCAGGTAAGGCAATCGGTAAAGTAATTCCGTTAATAGGGCCGATTATGATCGCATGGTCCGTCTATGATGTAGCCTCAATAGCTTGGAACGCCGAATCTGATACACGTAAAATGCTGACAGAACGTAATTTAAACATGTATTCGCGAGAAATGCCCGCCGTATACTGGGACGTAATGGAACCTTATGTAATGGATATTCTAATCTCGTCATATGGTATGCTGCAAAATACAAGAAAACAAGCCGCAATTTTTGCCGATGATCCTAAAATGAAATCTCTAAGTGAAGGACTCAGCGATACAGAAACTATGCAGTTTGCTGAGAGAATTTCTGCCGCAGTCGAAATCTTAGGAAATGACAAATTTAATTATTTACTCGAAAATTTCGGCGAACGAATACGCGAGTCTTCACCTCAAAATTTCAGGCGGTTAATCCAAATTTTACAGCAGGAAAATATAGAGCAGGCTAATGAATGGCTCAATCTCGCAGGAAATCAATATTATGATTTTTACGCGTTATTCCCTCAAGATATTTGGACAAAATTCAGGCCCGACTCTCAATCTCTTGAGCTTCTAAAATGGATGACAAGAAAATTAACTCCTTCAGCGAGAAATACTGCATCAAAACTTTCTATATCTGATTTAAGATGGATAATTGACGACCTGCCAGAACGTTATGTATCACAATTATTCAACGAAAAAGGGCGCGAACCTGACGCAATACATTTCGAGATTGAACGCCTTAACGATTTGCCCAAAGATTCCCGAATCCCTTGGCAGTCAGAATTAAATTATCAATTATCTAAATACGGATTCTATATAAAAATTGCTGTTATTGCTATAGTGATTTTGATTCTTGCTAGAATAATAATTCCGATGTTCAGGAAAAAACCTCAGACAGTATTGCAGACACAGCCGCAAGTTATTATAATGCCTCCTCAAGTCCAGCAGCCGCAGCCATTTATATTAACAAAAAAATATGATGTCAAGTTAATCATATCGCCCGATTTCGTATCTGAAGCAAGAAATACGCAGTGGGACATGACTCAAACGTTGACTCCGGCAAATGATAAAGACGGTAATTATATTTTCAGCGCAAAACTTGATAATCTTGATAACTTTTCACGCTGGGCAAATAGACATAAAGACAGCATAAAATTTATTGAGCCTGAAGAATTAAGGCAACTTATAAATAATATATAA
- the pxpB gene encoding 5-oxoprolinase subunit PxpB, translated as MSAKILPAGETCIFVDFGEKIDMQINGYVQALKQILTEENFTGLLELVPTYRSLSIYFNPLTVDIDALYERLNRALNELDNYNIAEAGSTEIHVPVFFGGEFGPDLQDVAEHTKLSTEEVIKRYCESPLYCFMNGFTPGFPYLGGMDKTLETPRLKNPREFIPANSVAIGGAQAGAYSIASPGGWRIIGRVPYELYDPFRDPAVAIQAGMWVKFYPVDMSRYEEISQQAKSGLYKIEYTQRGINS; from the coding sequence ATATCTGCAAAAATACTTCCGGCGGGAGAAACTTGTATATTTGTTGACTTCGGCGAGAAAATAGACATGCAGATAAATGGCTATGTTCAGGCGTTGAAGCAGATTCTAACGGAAGAAAATTTTACGGGATTGCTCGAATTAGTGCCTACTTATAGATCGCTGTCTATATATTTTAACCCGTTGACGGTTGATATTGACGCGCTTTATGAGAGATTGAACCGGGCATTAAATGAGCTTGATAATTATAATATTGCCGAGGCTGGCTCTACAGAAATTCATGTACCTGTATTTTTCGGGGGAGAATTCGGGCCGGACTTGCAAGACGTTGCAGAACACACAAAACTTTCAACTGAAGAAGTTATAAAGCGTTATTGTGAGTCGCCGTTATATTGCTTTATGAATGGATTCACTCCGGGATTTCCGTATTTAGGCGGCATGGATAAGACACTAGAGACTCCGAGACTCAAGAATCCCCGTGAATTTATACCGGCGAATAGTGTAGCAATCGGGGGAGCTCAAGCAGGCGCATATTCAATCGCGAGTCCCGGCGGCTGGCGAATTATAGGGCGAGTTCCCTACGAATTATATGACCCGTTCAGAGATCCCGCAGTAGCGATTCAGGCCGGAATGTGGGTAAAATTTTATCCTGTTGACATGTCCCGCTATGAAGAAATTTCACAGCAGGCAAAATCAGGACTCTACAAAATCGAGTACACACAAAGGGGGATTAATTCATGA
- a CDS encoding putative hydro-lyase, with amino-acid sequence MSKPSDYAAYSPQEVRKMIRAGEWDRPTSGMCEGYVQANLAVLSKDIAYDFLVFAQRNPKPCPILDVTEVGKTEPKLIAPGADITKDLPRYRIWEEGRLVDEVTDVTKYWRDDLVGFLIGCSFSFEGAMLQSHVPVRHIECGCNVPMYVTNIQCKPAGRLSGPMVVSMRPIPASLIPKAVLCTGRFPAVHGAPVHIGDPAGIGIKNIDKPDFGDAVEIKPGEIPVFWACGVTPQAVIMAAKPDFAITHAPGHMFIADLKDNDYAVF; translated from the coding sequence ATGAGTAAACCGAGCGATTATGCAGCTTACAGTCCGCAGGAAGTCCGCAAAATGATACGCGCCGGAGAATGGGACCGCCCGACATCCGGAATGTGTGAAGGCTATGTACAGGCAAATCTTGCTGTCTTGTCAAAAGATATAGCGTATGATTTTCTTGTATTCGCACAAAGGAATCCTAAGCCCTGCCCGATTCTTGACGTTACAGAAGTCGGCAAAACAGAACCGAAATTAATAGCTCCCGGAGCAGATATTACTAAAGATTTACCGCGTTATAGAATCTGGGAAGAAGGCCGGCTTGTTGACGAGGTTACGGACGTTACTAAATATTGGCGTGATGATTTAGTAGGATTCTTGATTGGCTGTTCGTTCTCGTTTGAGGGTGCTATGTTACAATCTCATGTGCCTGTTCGTCATATTGAATGCGGCTGTAATGTTCCCATGTATGTAACTAATATTCAGTGCAAACCTGCCGGACGTTTGAGCGGGCCTATGGTCGTATCAATGAGGCCGATTCCTGCGTCTTTAATTCCAAAGGCTGTATTATGCACAGGAAGATTCCCGGCTGTTCACGGTGCACCCGTTCATATTGGAGACCCCGCCGGAATAGGAATAAAGAATATTGACAAGCCCGATTTTGGTGATGCTGTAGAAATCAAACCCGGTGAAATTCCCGTATTCTGGGCGTGCGGTGTAACTCCTCAAGCTGTTATCATGGCAGCTAAACCCGATTTTGCAATAACTCATGCGCCGGGTCATATGTTTATCGCTGATTTGAAAGATAACGACTACGCAGTATTCTAG
- a CDS encoding macro domain-containing protein codes for MPLKIVRNDITRMNTQAIVNTANRNPIVGPGCNRAVYNAAGYHDLLNYREKYIGFVPQGEAFITPGFNLSAKYIIHAVSPLYRGGNDDEENKLRSCYQKSLLLAKKYNIESIAFPLISTGGFGYPKEEGLRIALDEINAFLLNNDMLIYIVVFGEKITRLSQKIYSDLDSYIDNHYVNNKIIEEYQDDYIFPEPEVNSRYEPQPIIRESKQKSQAQYTNLNERMRQIQETFSQRLMNLIQQKNMSNSEVYNRAIIDRKIFSKIKNDINYHPQKITALCLCVGAKLNLDETKDLLSRAGYALSPSDKVDIIFSYFIEREIYDMIDLDIELEKYGLPCIIS; via the coding sequence ATGCCGTTAAAAATAGTTCGTAATGATATAACAAGAATGAACACTCAAGCAATTGTCAATACTGCAAACCGTAATCCCATAGTCGGGCCGGGCTGCAACAGAGCTGTATATAATGCCGCCGGTTATCATGACTTGCTGAATTACAGAGAAAAATATATCGGATTCGTCCCTCAAGGTGAAGCATTTATCACGCCGGGATTCAATTTATCAGCAAAATATATCATTCATGCTGTCAGTCCGCTCTACAGGGGAGGCAATGACGATGAAGAAAATAAATTGCGTTCTTGTTATCAAAAAAGTTTACTGCTCGCAAAAAAATATAATATAGAATCTATTGCATTCCCGTTAATTTCTACCGGGGGATTCGGCTACCCTAAAGAAGAAGGCTTAAGAATTGCTTTAGACGAGATTAACGCGTTCCTGTTAAATAATGACATGTTAATTTATATTGTCGTGTTCGGCGAAAAAATTACACGATTAAGTCAAAAAATTTATTCAGATTTAGACTCTTACATCGATAATCATTACGTCAATAATAAAATCATAGAAGAATATCAAGACGATTATATTTTTCCTGAACCTGAAGTAAATTCACGCTATGAACCTCAGCCCATTATACGCGAATCAAAACAGAAATCTCAAGCGCAATATACTAATCTTAATGAGAGAATGAGACAAATTCAAGAAACTTTCTCGCAGCGACTCATGAATTTAATTCAACAAAAAAATATGTCTAACTCTGAAGTCTACAACCGCGCTATTATTGACAGGAAAATTTTTTCCAAAATCAAGAATGATATAAACTATCACCCGCAAAAAATTACTGCCTTGTGCCTCTGTGTAGGTGCTAAATTAAATCTCGACGAAACAAAAGATTTATTATCTCGTGCAGGTTATGCGCTTTCACCTTCTGATAAAGTCGATATTATATTTTCATACTTTATAGAGCGCGAAATTTATGACATGATCGATCTTGATATCGAACTCGAAAAATACGGACTCCCCTGCATAATCTCATAA
- a CDS encoding biotin-dependent carboxyltransferase family protein, translating to MKLIIQSPGSLTTVQDLGRWGYQAIGMPVSGAMDAPALIRGNILLGNPDNSAALEMTMMGASVLFKDGGGAIAVTGGNLQPRLNNKPVQNWQVIPVKDGDILTFGGICGQGFRAYLCVSGGIDVPLVMGSRSTYMKAKIGGLDGRKLVKGDELLTGSPGKYKAGLSCPENLRPDYSINKPLRTVLGPQDDYIKPEGIKTFLSAEYKISSSSDRMGSRMEGSAIIEHVKGPDIVSDAIPMGAVQIPGQGLPIVMMADRQTTGGYVKIGVVHALDVARLSQFLPGSPVKFSQITQKQGIEISKSEANLLNSLRSQVNESLNNLSPTPESSASTQSAPAQSGAMNIIINGEKFFVTWEKL from the coding sequence ATGAAATTAATAATACAATCTCCCGGATCATTAACAACTGTGCAGGATTTAGGCCGCTGGGGTTATCAAGCAATAGGAATGCCAGTAAGCGGGGCAATGGATGCACCGGCATTAATACGCGGAAATATTTTACTCGGAAATCCTGATAATTCTGCTGCTCTTGAAATGACAATGATGGGCGCGAGTGTCTTATTTAAGGACGGCGGCGGGGCAATTGCTGTAACAGGCGGAAATTTACAGCCCAGACTCAATAATAAACCCGTTCAAAATTGGCAAGTAATACCCGTGAAGGACGGCGATATTTTGACGTTCGGAGGAATCTGCGGACAAGGTTTCAGGGCTTATCTTTGTGTAAGCGGCGGGATTGATGTTCCTTTAGTTATGGGAAGTAGAAGCACTTACATGAAAGCAAAAATCGGAGGTCTTGACGGTCGGAAACTTGTTAAAGGCGACGAATTATTAACAGGTTCACCCGGAAAATATAAAGCTGGTTTGTCATGTCCTGAAAATTTGCGTCCTGATTACTCAATTAATAAACCTTTAAGGACTGTATTAGGCCCTCAAGATGATTATATAAAGCCTGAAGGTATAAAAACTTTTTTGTCAGCTGAGTATAAAATCTCGTCGTCGTCTGACAGAATGGGCTCAAGAATGGAAGGCAGCGCAATTATCGAACACGTAAAGGGGCCTGATATTGTCTCGGACGCTATACCGATGGGAGCTGTGCAGATTCCCGGGCAGGGACTCCCGATTGTAATGATGGCAGATCGTCAAACAACAGGCGGATATGTCAAAATCGGAGTCGTTCATGCTCTTGACGTTGCTAGATTGAGTCAATTTTTGCCCGGATCTCCTGTTAAATTCTCGCAAATTACGCAAAAACAGGGAATCGAAATCTCCAAATCTGAAGCAAATTTATTGAATTCTTTACGCTCTCAAGTAAACGAATCACTTAATAATTTATCGCCGACTCCCGAATCCAGCGCGTCCACTCAATCAGCGCCGGCTCAATCAGGAGCAATGAATATAATAATAAACGGTGAAAAATTTTTCGTTACATGGGAGAAATTATAA
- a CDS encoding divalent metal cation transporter yields MTEKKGTLQVVLGAAFLMATSAIGPGFLTQTTVFTQQLIASAAFAILVTIIVTAIVQLNIWRIICVSGLRAQDVANKVIPGLGYFLAFAVALGGLAFNVGNVGGAALGLNTVFGIPNSYGAAISAAIAIFIFLNKDLGKAMDYFTQLLGVLMIALMLYVAVQSSPPVSLAAKEAIMPSEINWTVILTLIGGTVGGYISFSGAHRLIDAGVRDSHDAARGALNGIIVTSIMRVLLFLAVLGVVYVAAGEAAVVLDKGNPAADAFRRGAGEIGYRMFGVILWAAGVTSVIGASYTSVSFLRSLFGGIDRNYRWWMIGFICASTAINIFVANPVALLIAAGSINGLILPLALGCILLGAYKKNVIGENYRHPVILSAMGWAVVAFTFWMGIQALPNIMKIFN; encoded by the coding sequence ATGACCGAAAAGAAAGGAACTTTACAGGTAGTATTAGGAGCTGCTTTTCTTATGGCAACATCTGCTATAGGGCCGGGATTTTTGACGCAGACGACTGTATTTACTCAGCAGTTAATAGCATCTGCCGCATTTGCCATTCTCGTAACAATCATAGTAACAGCAATTGTGCAATTAAATATTTGGAGAATTATTTGTGTCTCAGGTTTGCGGGCGCAGGACGTGGCAAATAAAGTTATTCCCGGGCTTGGTTATTTCCTAGCATTTGCCGTAGCTCTGGGAGGTTTGGCCTTTAACGTCGGGAATGTCGGAGGGGCTGCATTAGGGCTTAATACAGTCTTTGGAATTCCTAACAGTTACGGAGCTGCAATCAGTGCCGCAATAGCAATTTTTATTTTCCTGAATAAAGATTTAGGGAAGGCGATGGACTATTTCACACAGCTTTTAGGCGTTCTAATGATTGCGCTGATGTTATACGTGGCTGTGCAGTCTTCACCTCCTGTGAGTTTAGCAGCAAAAGAAGCAATTATGCCGAGTGAAATTAACTGGACAGTAATATTAACACTCATAGGGGGAACTGTAGGAGGCTATATATCTTTCTCAGGTGCACACAGATTAATTGACGCTGGAGTAAGAGACTCACATGACGCAGCAAGAGGCGCATTAAACGGTATTATAGTTACATCGATTATGCGTGTATTATTATTCTTGGCCGTGTTAGGAGTCGTATATGTCGCAGCAGGTGAGGCGGCAGTAGTTCTCGACAAGGGCAACCCGGCGGCGGACGCTTTCAGACGCGGAGCAGGTGAGATCGGTTATAGAATGTTCGGCGTTATTTTATGGGCGGCGGGCGTTACTTCAGTTATAGGAGCGTCATATACTTCTGTGTCGTTCTTAAGATCATTATTCGGCGGTATAGATAGGAATTATCGCTGGTGGATGATTGGATTTATTTGTGCGTCAACAGCAATAAATATTTTTGTCGCGAATCCTGTAGCGTTATTAATTGCCGCAGGTTCGATAAATGGGCTTATATTGCCGCTTGCACTGGGCTGTATTCTGCTCGGAGCATACAAGAAAAATGTCATCGGCGAAAATTATAGACACCCCGTTATATTATCTGCAATGGGCTGGGCTGTCGTGGCGTTTACTTTCTGGATGGGTATTCAGGCACTGCCTAATATCATGAAAATTTTTAACTAG
- a CDS encoding flagellar basal body L-ring protein FlgH, with protein sequence MSHKKFLSVIILFILASSANAASLWNDNRNWFADARPGRVGDIITVIVNEKTDAKDEATTDLTKAATHSVSDGSGILGFIRSLAVDSQHSTQGDGSIERKHHATATLACLVTEVLPNGNLVIEGTRDIRTSQEVLQFQLTGVIRPQDVTSENQISSQLVANAEIAVKGKGIISRTQKPGIVSQILLAVF encoded by the coding sequence GTGAGTCATAAAAAATTTTTATCAGTAATTATATTATTCATTCTAGCAAGTTCGGCAAATGCTGCTTCACTCTGGAACGATAATAGAAACTGGTTCGCAGATGCAAGGCCGGGAAGAGTCGGCGATATTATAACCGTAATAGTGAACGAGAAAACTGACGCTAAAGACGAGGCAACAACGGATTTAACAAAAGCAGCGACTCATAGTGTCAGCGACGGGTCGGGGATTTTAGGATTTATAAGGAGTCTAGCTGTCGATTCTCAGCATTCAACACAAGGGGACGGCAGCATTGAACGTAAACACCACGCGACGGCGACTCTTGCATGTCTAGTTACTGAAGTCTTGCCAAATGGGAATCTCGTAATTGAAGGCACCCGCGATATACGAACGAGTCAAGAAGTTTTGCAGTTCCAGTTAACAGGAGTTATACGGCCTCAAGATGTTACTTCTGAAAATCAAATCAGCAGTCAATTAGTAGCAAATGCAGAAATCGCCGTAAAGGGTAAGGGCATAATTTCACGGACTCAAAAGCCCGGCATTGTCTCGCAAATTTTATTAGCAGTGTTTTAA
- a CDS encoding DUF1232 domain-containing protein, with protein MSEKINSVDDIDPKYAKNYSDSSFWDKVKSVIKSAGLPLIYKAFQLYYVMQRPDCPMHIKAAIVATLGYFISPIDLIPDFIPFVGFTDDLGAIVAALILAQMYVDENVKRQAREAIDNLFGKGTSDGLD; from the coding sequence GTGTCAGAGAAAATTAACAGCGTTGATGATATTGACCCGAAATATGCAAAAAATTATTCTGATAGTTCATTCTGGGACAAAGTAAAAAGTGTCATAAAGAGTGCAGGACTCCCGCTGATATATAAGGCATTTCAACTTTATTATGTAATGCAGAGGCCGGATTGTCCAATGCATATAAAAGCGGCTATTGTTGCTACACTGGGATATTTTATTTCGCCGATTGATCTTATACCGGATTTTATTCCGTTTGTAGGATTCACTGATGATTTAGGGGCAATAGTTGCGGCCTTAATACTTGCACAAATGTATGTTGATGAGAACGTAAAGAGACAAGCACGCGAGGCAATTGATAATCTTTTCGGTAAGGGAACTTCAGACGGACTTGACTAA
- a CDS encoding LamB/YcsF family protein, with the protein MSYKVDLNSDLGESFGAWKMGQDSDVLTFVSSANVACGFHAGDPLVMKKTVSEAVKAGVAVGAHPAYPDIKGFGRRNMTCSPDELYADTLYQIGALRAFCESSGIKLQHVKPHGAMYNSAAKKMEEAIAIAQAVKDAGGNLILMGLAGSQFDEAAKKVGVPYAAEAFADRGYMNDGSLVPRKMEGAFVKDVELAAKRVIKMVKEGTVEAIDGTIVNLKPHSICLHGDSPAAVQMAQTLRKRLIEAGIEIVPLRDLFS; encoded by the coding sequence ATGAGTTATAAAGTTGATCTAAATAGCGATCTCGGTGAGAGTTTCGGAGCTTGGAAGATGGGACAAGATTCGGACGTGTTGACATTTGTATCGTCTGCAAATGTAGCTTGCGGATTTCACGCAGGAGATCCCCTCGTCATGAAGAAAACTGTATCAGAAGCAGTAAAAGCCGGAGTCGCTGTAGGTGCTCACCCTGCATATCCTGATATAAAAGGTTTCGGGCGGCGTAATATGACATGTTCACCCGATGAGCTTTACGCGGATACTCTTTATCAAATCGGAGCTTTACGGGCATTTTGCGAATCTTCAGGGATCAAATTACAACACGTTAAGCCGCATGGAGCTATGTATAACAGTGCTGCTAAGAAAATGGAAGAGGCTATAGCAATCGCCCAGGCAGTGAAGGACGCAGGCGGGAATTTGATTTTAATGGGCTTGGCCGGATCTCAATTTGACGAGGCCGCAAAAAAAGTCGGAGTCCCTTACGCTGCCGAAGCATTTGCCGATCGAGGTTATATGAATGACGGCTCACTAGTTCCGCGAAAAATGGAAGGCGCATTTGTGAAAGATGTAGAACTCGCAGCAAAAAGAGTCATCAAAATGGTAAAAGAAGGCACAGTAGAAGCTATTGACGGGACAATAGTAAATTTAAAGCCTCATTCAATTTGTTTACACGGAGACTCGCCCGCTGCTGTTCAGATGGCGCAAACTTTGAGAAAACGCTTAATTGAAGCCGGAATCGAAATTGTGCCGCTGAGAGATTTATTTTCATAA
- a CDS encoding flagellar basal body P-ring protein FlgI, whose translation MTRKFLLVIALLLLSSSSVFAAVNLQDMNFSRVNPPVRIKDITDVEGARGNQLTGIGLVTGLNGTGDNSQMAIQMMRNLMRNFGVTLDARSVRTRNIAVVSLTATLPPYARPGQNIDVNVNTMGNASSLQGGMLIQAPLRAADGQVYAVAQGPVMVGGGSAQGGAAARTQNVPTAGRVHGGAIIEREVPSDFTAGGQVALLLREPDFTTAQRIADAINRVYGVVAFAADAARVEINLPGQYVQAPSAFLANMGTLEIEPDTPAKVAVNERTGTVVMGGNVRISSVGVAHGNLTVEVADTANVIQPDNPLAPPIVTMRTDITTDEEGTSMIAMPATTTVRDMVRVLNSLGATPRDIISILQAIDKAGALHGELVTM comes from the coding sequence ATGACTAGAAAATTTTTACTTGTTATCGCGTTATTATTATTATCAAGTTCGAGCGTTTTTGCCGCTGTAAATTTGCAGGATATGAACTTCTCCCGCGTCAATCCCCCTGTCAGAATTAAAGATATTACCGACGTTGAAGGCGCAAGGGGGAATCAATTAACGGGAATCGGACTCGTTACCGGCTTAAATGGCACGGGCGATAATTCACAGATGGCCATTCAAATGATGAGGAATCTAATGCGAAATTTCGGGGTTACTCTTGACGCTCGATCAGTCAGGACTCGAAATATTGCGGTTGTCTCGTTAACTGCGACTCTGCCTCCATATGCAAGGCCGGGACAAAATATTGACGTGAACGTTAACACAATGGGCAATGCTTCAAGCCTTCAGGGCGGAATGTTGATTCAAGCACCGTTAAGAGCAGCAGACGGACAAGTTTATGCAGTCGCTCAAGGTCCCGTAATGGTAGGCGGCGGAAGTGCTCAGGGGGGAGCAGCAGCAAGGACTCAAAATGTTCCTACAGCTGGAAGAGTTCACGGCGGGGCAATTATTGAACGTGAAGTACCTTCAGATTTTACAGCGGGCGGCCAAGTTGCTTTATTATTGCGAGAACCTGATTTCACGACGGCTCAGAGAATAGCAGACGCCATTAATCGCGTTTACGGAGTCGTTGCTTTTGCGGCCGATGCTGCCAGAGTCGAAATAAATTTACCCGGTCAATATGTTCAAGCTCCCTCGGCATTTCTCGCAAATATGGGAACTCTTGAGATCGAGCCGGATACTCCCGCAAAAGTAGCTGTAAACGAACGCACCGGCACTGTAGTAATGGGCGGCAATGTCAGAATAAGCTCAGTGGGAGTCGCTCATGGAAATTTAACGGTTGAAGTCGCTGACACTGCGAATGTTATTCAGCCTGATAATCCCCTAGCTCCGCCGATCGTTACAATGCGTACAGATATTACAACAGATGAAGAGGGCACGAGCATGATAGCAATGCCGGCTACAACAACAGTGCGCGATATGGTAAGAGTTTTAAACTCACTGGGAGCAACTCCGCGCGATATTATTTCGATTCTGCAGGCAATAGACAAGGCGGGGGCACTTCACGGCGAATTAGTTACGATGTAG
- a CDS encoding heavy metal-binding domain-containing protein, which yields MSDIILSTRTFPPAGTQDIGIIYGVSCLSSNFLKDTKATIRNITVGGELNDYKKMIEYGLELSKSRLISEAEKINADGVYGVKIANPQVAGGAAEIIIYGTAFKYI from the coding sequence ATGAGCGATATTATATTAAGCACTAGAACTTTTCCGCCGGCAGGGACTCAGGATATAGGCATAATTTACGGTGTAAGCTGCTTGAGTTCAAATTTTCTCAAGGACACTAAGGCCACTATAAGAAATATAACGGTCGGAGGCGAACTCAATGACTACAAAAAAATGATAGAATACGGCTTGGAACTCTCAAAATCTCGTCTCATCTCTGAAGCAGAAAAAATAAATGCTGATGGAGTGTACGGCGTAAAAATTGCTAATCCTCAAGTGGCAGGCGGTGCGGCAGAAATTATAATTTACGGTACAGCGTTTAAATATATATAA